agggtccaaatcggtccataacctgatatagctgccatataaaccgatcttgggtcttgagttcttgagcctctagaaagcgcaactctcatccgatttggcacaacttttgtacaacggcttctcccatggccttcaacatacgtgtgcataatggtcagaatcgatctatagcttgacacagctcccatataaaccgatctcccgattttgcttcttgagccccgaatcggactataacttgttttttttttaacttaatttccaagatattttccaaaaaaaacacaaagatCTCATGAACTTTTTTTGCAGACAAAAattctccaaaattttttttcaaatcaaaaaGTTTCCGTGCAATTTActcaaaaggcaaaattttattaaaaaaaaaaattttgggacaaaattttcattgggTTTTTCTCCCTTTTCTTTCAGGCCAAAAATCCTAtgaaacttttcctatagactaaattttcatgaatttttccctGTTTCCATGAGGTTTTCCACCTAagtaaaaaacttgaaattttttctgtggacaaaatttcactgaaatttcctttgttttcctgaaatttttctgtagacaaaatttcccttaaattttCTCTGTGACTAAAATTTTCACCGTGGACAAAGTATCTTAGAAATTGTTTTTCAAGGCAAAATTCCTATGAAACTTttcctgaagacaaaattttcatgaatttttctctgtTTCCGTGAGTTTCTTCGCCCTAagtaaaaaacttgaaattttccctgtggacaaaatttttctgaaattttctttgtggATCAagttttcctgaaattttctctgtagacaaaatttccctcaaATTTTCTCTgcggacaaaatttctaagaaatgttTACTGCGGACAAAGTGTCTtagaaattgtttttcaaaacaaaattcctatgaaatttttcctaaagacaaaattttcatgaattttccTTTAGGAAATTTCCTTGAGTTTTTCTCTTCTAagtaaaaaacttgaaattttctctgtgtacaaaattttcctgaaattttctctgtgcacaaaatttccctgaaattttctatgtgggcaaaatttctCAGAACTTTTCTctattggcaaaatttccctaaaagttTCTCCGTGGACTAAATTTCCCGGAACTTTTTTGTCCCGTTGTCCCGGTTTTTGTCACCAAAAAATTCTCCGTTGACAAAGTATCccagaaattttctttcaagacAAAATTCTTATGAAACTTTCCCTAAAGGCAAATTTTCTCTGCggacaaaattttcctgaaattttcattctgggcaaaatttccttaaCATTTTCTCtgtggacaaaatttcccagaactTTTCTCTGCGGGcgaaatttccccaaaattttCTCCGTGGACAAAGTATCCcaagaattttcttttaagacaaaattccaatggaacttccctaaagacaaaataaccATAAAATTGCACCATTTGGGCCCCCAAAATTTCCATCGTTTCATGATTGCCAGATTTTTTCTCCACGAAATTTCATTCTCTTGCCACTGTGTGATGTTGGGTCCTGCGgcatttaaatatttcatttccatttcaatatgtttattttttcatttgccttgattaaaattaaacacaaaaCCACTGTATTTCTCAATACGCCTGCTTTCGGTTTTCTCTGGATCGCATGCTTTAGCCACATCAAGATTGCACTGTGTCATTTCACACACAAAGCCAAATTTCTCCACACATTTGATGTCGTTCAAGTGTTTGGTATTTTCATAAATCTGTACACAATTTTCCATATTGGCAGAGTTATCGGGATTTCCAGGACCCCAAAGACGAGATACAATTGGCCTACCCGTATTGCTCCAGACAAATTTTCGATTGGAACCAATGCCGCCAGTCCAAAGATGAGGAGGttttttcgaactttaaaaaaTAAGATCTTAATTAATGTATATTTTACAGACAAGCATTAAAACTTACAATTTATGTTTATTGATGACTTGTAACAGTTCATCAATCTTTTCGTCCCTTTCCAGAGATAACAAAGTCATATTGCGAAAGCTGCATTCTAAAAATGCTTCATACCAGGTGTACTGCAATAAGGTGGGCGAGGGGGAGTTAGTTAAGAATTGTTTCTgcttaaattgatttttacgaCTCACCGCATAGTCTTGATTAATGAAATATGTGACATTTTTTGATGTCTGATACAACTGCCCCCTATCGGCTTGTACCacgattttgttatacacacaGGCGAGAGCGATTACCACAGCTATACAAGTTTTCATGATGAGTTTCGTCTTTATACTAATGTCGACAGCCGCTGTAACTTTGTGATTTTATATTGTTTGCCAATGTAGTTGATAGTGGTGTGCTGTAATGTCCAACCTTCGTTAAATGCAGATGGTCAATGTTGAGTTTCCTAGAATGGGATGGGATGTAAGAATGCCATTATTTAATAACAACTTACATGTCTATAAACGAGCTGGATTTTGAAAATCTAAGGagattttcaaatttaaataatatgCTCAATTAAAATGCTTTATAAGACTGGGGACTTTAGGTATTTTTAAAGGCATTCTGGCAACATCCATGGTCAAAGCAATCTACATGGGAAATATGTATGCATTTCttacatattttattatttttactcTTCATTACCGATTTTTACTCATTGCCAAATTCTAGAGACGACTCAGCTGGCCGGTTGTTATCATATACCTAAGCTATCTCTACTATCCTATAGTGCGTATACGTTATATTTTGGAAATTTCGTGTAACAGTACGTATACGGCACCCTGTACACCTTAACAGATCTATATACGAGTTTTATTGAATTGAAGGCATATTTAAGCGCATTTACAAAGAGTTTCGGCCTACGATGGACATATTTTTCGTccaatttagatgaaatttggaatgatgAGTTATATTAGTCTTCGCAATACAAATTCTGTAAATCTGCATATATCGAAGAGTAGGGCAACCAATTGATATTGGC
The Stomoxys calcitrans chromosome 3, idStoCalc2.1, whole genome shotgun sequence genome window above contains:
- the LOC106091436 gene encoding lectin subunit alpha, giving the protein MKTCIAVVIALACVYNKIVVQADRGQLYQTSKNVTYFINQDYAYTWYEAFLECSFRNMTLLSLERDEKIDELLQVINKHKFSKKPPHLWTGGIGSNRKFVWSNTGRPIVSRLWGPGNPDNSANMENCVQIYENTKHLNDIKCVEKFGFVCEMTQCNLDVAKACDPEKTESRRIEKYSGFVFNFNQGK